The proteins below come from a single Runella rosea genomic window:
- a CDS encoding CocE/NonD family hydrolase — translation MAQLTKAKEDSIYVRQHYTKLEQMVPMRDGVKLFTSIYVPKDVSTGAKYPIMLCRTPYSSAPYGDTLYKTSLGPSMHFARDGYIFVYQDVRGKYMSEGDFEAYRPFIPNKKNKTDNDESSDAFDTIDWLVKNVAGNNGRVGTWGISAPGYYTTMTNIEAHPALKASSPQAPVTDWFMGDDRHHNGAFFLMGTFSFISSYGAPRPTPTPKGKPGFSAYGTPDGYEFYKNLGPLKNINEKIFKGENRIWNQLMEHEVYDEFWQSRTPVPHLKNIKPAVMVVGGWFDQEDLYGPLKAYAGIERNQPKSPNLLVMGPWIHGGWARGTGESLGHIRFGSRTSDFYQTNIELPFFNHYLKDKPNPELPKAYIFETGSNEWKKYDQWPPKNTVEKKLYLHPDGRLSFSPTITTMQLNAPPAFNEYLSDPEKPVPYTAEIRNIRGSDFMYEDQRFAAQRPDVLVYESEVLTEDVAISGNVFANLFVSTTGTDADFVVKLIDVYPGNAPNDSPENPRKAMGGFQLLVRGEVMRSKFRKSFTVPEAMVPNKIEHVAFDMQDAAHRFKKGHKIMIQVQSSWFPLVDRNPQKFVNIYKAEASDFQKAFHRVYCSGNSSSYVSVRVLE, via the coding sequence ATGGCTCAACTCACAAAAGCCAAGGAAGATTCTATCTACGTGCGCCAGCATTATACAAAACTAGAGCAAATGGTACCCATGCGTGACGGGGTCAAACTATTTACCTCTATTTATGTTCCAAAGGATGTATCGACGGGGGCAAAATACCCAATTATGCTTTGTCGTACGCCTTACAGTTCGGCACCGTATGGCGACACCTTGTACAAAACATCACTGGGGCCTTCCATGCATTTCGCCCGCGATGGATATATTTTTGTATACCAAGATGTTAGAGGAAAATACATGTCAGAAGGCGACTTTGAAGCCTATCGTCCGTTTATTCCAAACAAGAAAAACAAAACCGATAATGACGAAAGCTCTGACGCCTTTGATACGATTGATTGGTTAGTCAAAAATGTGGCAGGAAACAACGGTCGGGTGGGTACTTGGGGCATTTCGGCACCCGGTTATTATACCACCATGACCAACATCGAAGCACATCCCGCCTTGAAAGCTTCTTCGCCACAAGCCCCCGTTACTGATTGGTTTATGGGCGATGACCGTCACCACAACGGGGCATTTTTTCTGATGGGCACATTTTCGTTTATCTCTTCTTACGGTGCGCCAAGACCAACGCCCACTCCCAAGGGGAAGCCTGGTTTTTCGGCCTACGGTACCCCAGATGGCTATGAATTTTATAAGAATCTAGGTCCGCTCAAAAACATAAATGAGAAGATTTTTAAGGGAGAAAACCGCATCTGGAATCAGTTGATGGAGCATGAAGTGTACGATGAATTTTGGCAATCACGTACCCCTGTTCCGCACCTGAAAAACATTAAACCCGCCGTGATGGTGGTGGGAGGTTGGTTTGACCAAGAAGATTTGTACGGACCGCTAAAAGCGTACGCAGGTATTGAACGCAACCAACCAAAATCACCCAACCTATTGGTCATGGGTCCGTGGATTCACGGCGGATGGGCGCGGGGCACGGGAGAATCGTTGGGTCACATCCGATTTGGCTCTCGAACAAGTGATTTTTACCAAACAAACATTGAATTACCCTTTTTTAATCACTACCTGAAAGACAAGCCAAATCCAGAGTTGCCCAAAGCTTATATTTTTGAAACTGGCTCCAACGAATGGAAAAAATACGACCAATGGCCTCCCAAAAATACGGTTGAAAAAAAGCTCTATCTGCACCCCGACGGTCGTCTTTCTTTTTCGCCAACCATCACTACGATGCAGTTGAATGCTCCTCCCGCATTCAATGAATACCTAAGTGACCCCGAAAAGCCAGTTCCTTACACTGCAGAAATCAGAAATATCAGAGGAAGCGATTTTATGTACGAAGACCAGCGATTTGCGGCCCAACGCCCCGATGTACTGGTGTATGAATCGGAAGTTTTGACGGAGGACGTAGCCATTTCAGGCAATGTTTTTGCCAATCTTTTTGTATCAACCACGGGTACTGACGCCGATTTTGTGGTAAAATTGATTGACGTATATCCGGGCAATGCCCCCAACGATAGCCCTGAAAATCCGCGCAAAGCAATGGGCGGATTTCAATTATTGGTACGTGGAGAAGTCATGCGGTCTAAATTTAGAAAGAGTTTTACGGTGCCAGAGGCAATGGTACCCAATAAAATTGAGCACGTAGCCTTCGACATGCAAGACGCCGCCCACCGCTTCAAAAAGGGTCACAAAATTATGATTCAGGTCCAAAGCAGTTGGTTTCCACTGGTTGACCGCAATCCTCAAAAGTTTGTAAATATTTATAAAGCGGAAGCCAGTGACTTTCAGAAAGCTTTTCACCGCGTGTATTGCTCAGGCAATAGTTCTTCTTACGTGAGCGTCAGGGTGTTAGAGTAA
- a CDS encoding sugar phosphate isomerase/epimerase family protein: MKIKFYAPAWGNMLPFDTFCKNVKEVGYDGVEMALPLEVKKKQEILDIFKQYDLEFIGQYYQSFERDLDEHAENYEKYLRHLSSANPVFINCQSGKDYFSFEQNKRLFEVAARISKETGVKIIHETHRGKSLFAAHITQHYLTQISDLRITLDISHWCNVHESLLADQPEAVELALSHTDHIHTRIGHIEGPQVNDPRAPEWKETFETHLLWWDKIVEIHRKNGTQLTMNTEFGPATYMPVLPYTQQPVASQWEINVFMLNLLKKRYE, from the coding sequence ATGAAAATTAAGTTCTACGCTCCGGCCTGGGGTAATATGCTGCCATTTGATACGTTCTGCAAAAATGTAAAAGAGGTGGGCTATGATGGGGTAGAAATGGCACTGCCTCTAGAAGTTAAAAAAAAACAGGAAATTCTGGATATATTCAAACAATACGACCTTGAATTCATCGGTCAATATTACCAATCTTTTGAAAGGGATCTTGACGAGCACGCCGAAAATTACGAAAAATACCTAAGACACCTTTCTTCGGCCAACCCTGTTTTCATCAATTGCCAATCGGGAAAGGACTATTTCAGTTTTGAGCAAAATAAGCGTTTATTTGAAGTCGCCGCTCGTATTTCAAAAGAAACAGGCGTTAAAATCATCCACGAAACTCACCGTGGCAAGAGCCTGTTTGCGGCACACATAACTCAACACTATCTTACCCAAATTTCCGATTTACGCATTACATTGGACATTTCACACTGGTGTAATGTGCATGAATCGCTATTGGCCGACCAACCAGAAGCTGTTGAATTAGCCCTGAGCCATACCGATCATATCCACACCCGCATTGGTCACATTGAAGGCCCGCAGGTAAATGATCCCCGTGCCCCCGAATGGAAAGAAACTTTTGAAACTCATCTGTTATGGTGGGATAAAATAGTAGAAATACATCGCAAGAACGGAACCCAACTTACAATGAATACCGAGTTTGGCCCCGCTACTTACATGCCCGTATTGCCTTATACGCAGCAACCCGTGGCGAGTCAATGGGAAATCAATGTGTTTATGTTGAATCTGTTGAAAAAACGGTATGAATAA
- a CDS encoding DUF7133 domain-containing protein — protein MLKVSYTLIASLLFLYLNGTQPWKTETPKNYTKTTRIDSLRNATSWPEELNISNFSSADITPSPACIAVAPSGEVYVGVDKMGSLGKKPGNGSIVRLVDTNNDGKIDQHTTYALADNPRGILPIGDRVYVLHTVFSKETGIATGMNLVVFEDKNNDGVADGPSSLLIEHISSPKFLQSRGTDHATNGIRMGIDGWIYIAVGDFGFHNATDRSGKKMTMLGGGIVRVRPDGTEMEVYTHGMRNIYDVAIDPYMNIFARGNTNDGGGWNIRFSNQIQSGEYGYPVLFKHFTDEIIPALIDLGGGSGTGALFMDDATWPAKYNNVPMMADWGRSQLYIHRVTPDGASFTQQEEPFIKLAQITDIDIDASGRAYLSAWDGAGYSGNPKKGFVVRAVPKNWVYKPFADLKKASVSKLTAYLASGSAVARLAAQQELLTRPTKKYSKAVWKLTTDKKKPLAARVAALFTYAQATGVEGVANLLTLTQDADLKEFALRALADRKGNLTSVPTEPFLNGLKDSSPRVRVAATVGLGRLGRSEAADALLQVAVPSTFAAPAIGTEGPHATPNSAIIPAHIAVRSLVSLNAIDACVKAIGTANSTIALWALRYMHDSKAANGLMAAYQRTNDESLKKQILTTLSRIYKKEAEYDGSWWWSTRPDTHGPYYKAITWESSAAIKDFLVAEWQKSTDKQFYIDLNSRHRMEIPEFGKEEPVAVKEEVKVDLEKIRNKKGQVGEASIEDVMLAMAKFQGDAALGKTIFTQQGCIACHSLSKGEVMKGPFMGQIGSIMNREQIAESILKPNASISQGFSTVLITAKRNKSYMGFITEESASKVVLRDITGQVTTLKTSDIVSRKEMETSMMPSGLVNALSYEEFASLLTFLAQQK, from the coding sequence ATGCTAAAAGTCTCCTACACACTAATTGCTTCGTTGCTTTTCCTCTATTTAAACGGTACCCAACCGTGGAAGACAGAAACTCCGAAAAATTATACTAAAACAACCAGAATTGATTCCTTACGGAATGCAACAAGTTGGCCCGAAGAGCTGAATATTTCTAATTTTAGCAGCGCCGACATCACACCTAGCCCCGCATGTATTGCAGTAGCTCCTTCAGGGGAGGTGTATGTGGGGGTTGATAAAATGGGTTCACTCGGTAAAAAACCTGGCAACGGAAGTATTGTCAGATTGGTTGATACCAATAATGATGGAAAAATAGATCAACATACCACATATGCTTTGGCAGACAATCCGCGTGGAATTCTACCAATTGGCGACAGGGTGTATGTACTTCATACCGTATTTTCTAAAGAAACGGGAATTGCAACTGGGATGAATTTGGTGGTTTTTGAAGACAAAAACAATGATGGGGTGGCCGATGGCCCTTCATCTCTCCTCATTGAGCACATAAGTTCGCCCAAATTTCTTCAAAGTCGTGGTACCGACCACGCTACCAACGGAATCCGCATGGGGATTGATGGATGGATTTACATAGCAGTTGGGGATTTTGGTTTCCATAACGCTACCGACCGTTCAGGAAAAAAAATGACAATGTTGGGCGGGGGAATTGTCCGTGTTCGTCCTGATGGTACCGAGATGGAAGTATATACCCATGGCATGAGAAATATTTATGACGTAGCCATTGACCCGTACATGAATATTTTTGCCCGGGGCAATACCAACGATGGCGGCGGTTGGAACATTCGTTTCAGTAACCAAATTCAGTCTGGAGAATACGGTTATCCTGTGTTGTTCAAACATTTTACTGATGAAATCATCCCTGCACTGATTGACCTGGGCGGCGGCTCGGGAACAGGGGCACTGTTCATGGATGATGCAACCTGGCCCGCCAAATACAACAACGTACCTATGATGGCAGATTGGGGCCGTAGCCAGCTTTATATTCACCGCGTTACGCCAGATGGTGCCAGCTTTACTCAGCAAGAGGAGCCGTTTATAAAATTAGCCCAAATTACCGATATCGACATCGATGCTTCTGGGCGGGCTTATCTTTCAGCTTGGGATGGTGCGGGTTATTCTGGCAATCCTAAAAAAGGCTTTGTGGTGCGGGCCGTACCCAAAAACTGGGTTTACAAGCCTTTTGCTGACCTTAAAAAAGCGTCAGTAAGTAAGTTAACAGCCTACTTAGCTTCAGGTAGCGCAGTGGCTAGATTGGCGGCTCAGCAGGAATTGCTTACGCGTCCAACAAAAAAATACAGTAAGGCGGTTTGGAAATTAACTACCGACAAAAAGAAGCCGCTTGCGGCACGAGTAGCGGCGCTTTTTACGTATGCACAAGCCACAGGAGTTGAGGGTGTAGCGAATTTGCTCACACTAACCCAAGATGCCGATTTGAAAGAATTTGCGCTACGCGCATTGGCCGATCGTAAGGGGAATCTGACGTCTGTGCCAACGGAGCCTTTTCTCAATGGCTTAAAAGATTCTTCTCCTCGGGTTAGGGTAGCGGCTACGGTTGGACTGGGCCGTTTGGGTCGTTCAGAGGCCGCTGATGCGCTTTTGCAAGTGGCCGTTCCATCCACTTTTGCTGCCCCTGCCATTGGCACTGAAGGCCCCCACGCTACGCCAAATTCGGCCATTATTCCTGCACACATTGCAGTTCGGTCATTGGTGAGCCTAAATGCGATAGATGCCTGCGTAAAAGCCATTGGAACGGCCAACTCAACGATTGCCCTTTGGGCGTTGCGCTACATGCACGATTCAAAAGCTGCGAATGGGTTGATGGCTGCATACCAGCGTACAAATGATGAATCGTTAAAAAAACAAATCCTAACAACACTTTCGCGGATTTATAAAAAAGAAGCTGAATACGATGGATCTTGGTGGTGGAGTACGCGCCCCGATACCCACGGACCTTATTATAAGGCAATTACGTGGGAGTCTTCGGCAGCAATCAAAGATTTCTTGGTGGCGGAGTGGCAAAAATCGACCGATAAGCAGTTTTATATTGACCTCAATAGCCGTCATCGGATGGAAATCCCTGAGTTTGGAAAAGAAGAACCTGTTGCCGTGAAGGAAGAAGTAAAGGTCGATTTGGAAAAAATCAGAAATAAAAAAGGACAGGTAGGAGAGGCCTCGATTGAGGATGTTATGTTGGCCATGGCCAAATTTCAAGGAGATGCAGCGTTAGGGAAAACGATTTTTACCCAACAAGGCTGTATTGCCTGCCACAGCCTTTCAAAAGGCGAAGTAATGAAAGGCCCTTTCATGGGGCAAATTGGCTCCATCATGAATCGGGAACAGATTGCAGAATCTATCTTAAAACCTAATGCCTCAATTTCGCAAGGATTTTCTACGGTTCTCATCACCGCCAAGCGTAATAAAAGCTATATGGGCTTCATTACGGAAGAATCGGCCTCCAAAGTAGTATTGAGAGATATTACGGGGCAGGTTACAACCCTTAAAACATCTGACATTGTCAGTCGTAAAGAAATGGAAACGTCGATGATGCCTTCTGGGTTGGTCAATGCGCTTTCTTACGAAGAATTTGCCTCATTGCTGACTTTCCTTGCCCAACAAAAATAG
- a CDS encoding GMC oxidoreductase, giving the protein MNLNLVVDKTHRFDAIVVGSGMTGGMAAKELTEKGLNVLMIERGREVKHIEDYDTALKAPWEFAHRGKVPVHSAEELWANNRFGTLANEETGPFFTNDKQNPYIEKRPFDWIRAYHTGGKSMHWGRQSYRWNRQDFEANAKEGLGVDWPIRYEDLAPWYTHAEKFVGINGHKDNLEVLPDGFFLPAMPMYSPERHFTEMMKKKLNRPIIIGRTANLTKPQPWHTALGRATCQYRNKCARGCPYGAVYSSLSGAIPAATKTKRLSMLHDTIVTEVLVDEKSQKAKGVRVINQNTMEVSEYFASILFLNAGSMNTAALLLNSKSSRFQNGLGNDSDQVGRNIMDHHLGVGANATVEGFEDDIVFGQRPNALYIPRFRNWGADKQPNYLRGFGYQGGASRSDWKRGAGMDGFGANFKKEMTQPGTWNIGFGGFGEVLPNPNNRMYLDPEKKDKWGIPMIVFDAAFGENEIAMRKDIASSAAEMLEAAGFKNITTYNRPEVHLGLGIHEMGTARMGKDPKTSVLNKHNQLHACKNVFVTDGAAMASSSCVNPSLTYMALTARAADFAVTELKKKNL; this is encoded by the coding sequence ATGAACTTAAACCTTGTGGTAGATAAAACCCACCGATTCGATGCAATCGTGGTAGGGTCGGGGATGACGGGCGGAATGGCAGCCAAAGAACTAACGGAAAAAGGCCTGAATGTGTTGATGATTGAACGTGGAAGAGAGGTAAAACACATCGAAGATTATGATACAGCCCTAAAAGCTCCGTGGGAGTTTGCGCACCGTGGGAAAGTCCCCGTGCATTCGGCGGAAGAATTATGGGCCAATAACCGCTTCGGCACATTGGCCAACGAAGAAACAGGCCCCTTTTTTACCAACGACAAACAAAATCCTTACATTGAAAAACGTCCTTTCGACTGGATTCGGGCCTATCATACGGGTGGTAAATCCATGCACTGGGGGCGACAGTCGTACCGCTGGAATAGGCAGGATTTTGAAGCAAATGCCAAAGAGGGCCTTGGCGTGGATTGGCCGATTCGGTATGAAGATTTGGCTCCTTGGTATACACACGCTGAGAAGTTTGTGGGTATCAATGGCCATAAAGACAATTTGGAGGTATTGCCAGACGGATTTTTTCTTCCTGCCATGCCAATGTATTCGCCTGAGCGTCATTTTACGGAAATGATGAAGAAAAAGCTCAATCGCCCCATCATTATCGGTCGCACCGCCAATCTGACCAAACCGCAGCCGTGGCACACTGCATTGGGAAGAGCCACTTGTCAATACCGAAATAAATGTGCTCGTGGCTGTCCTTATGGGGCGGTGTACAGTTCTTTGTCGGGTGCGATTCCCGCCGCGACCAAAACCAAACGACTTTCAATGCTGCACGATACGATTGTCACGGAAGTTTTGGTCGATGAGAAAAGCCAAAAAGCCAAAGGTGTGCGGGTTATTAATCAGAACACGATGGAAGTCAGTGAGTATTTTGCGAGCATACTTTTTCTAAATGCAGGTTCGATGAACACCGCCGCGCTGCTGCTGAATTCCAAATCGAGTCGTTTTCAGAATGGATTAGGCAATGACAGTGACCAAGTGGGACGCAATATAATGGACCACCATTTAGGGGTTGGGGCTAATGCCACGGTGGAAGGCTTTGAAGATGATATCGTCTTTGGCCAACGGCCCAATGCTCTCTACATTCCGAGATTCCGAAACTGGGGAGCAGACAAACAACCAAACTATTTGCGCGGCTTTGGGTACCAAGGCGGAGCAAGCCGCAGCGATTGGAAAAGGGGGGCTGGAATGGACGGTTTTGGCGCTAATTTCAAGAAAGAAATGACGCAACCAGGTACGTGGAACATCGGCTTTGGCGGCTTTGGTGAAGTGTTACCCAATCCTAATAATCGGATGTATCTTGACCCAGAAAAAAAAGACAAATGGGGCATTCCGATGATTGTGTTTGACGCCGCTTTTGGTGAAAATGAAATCGCGATGAGGAAAGACATTGCTAGCTCCGCAGCCGAAATGTTGGAAGCGGCTGGGTTCAAAAACATAACTACTTATAACCGTCCCGAAGTCCATTTGGGTTTAGGTATTCATGAAATGGGCACCGCCCGCATGGGAAAAGATCCCAAAACTTCTGTATTGAATAAGCACAATCAGTTACATGCCTGCAAAAACGTGTTTGTCACCGACGGGGCCGCCATGGCTTCTTCATCGTGCGTCAATCCTTCCCTGACCTACATGGCCCTGACCGCCCGCGCCGCTGATTTTGCGGTAACTGAACTTAAAAAGAAGAATTTGTAA
- a CDS encoding ParA family protein, producing MLTQDIVFRFLRSKPALNHSQIEKEAGLPSKTLYKAQGGLINLNENHLAKLGPVLRNYGFSEEQFSKAKVISIVNHKGGVGKTTSTINLGKALSLLGNRVLMLDMDSQGNLSQCFGIHQPETQIIDSLLDKRDLPIIEIESKLHLSPSDIQMAYRELELVNSIGSEKRLSNKLAPLLSEYDFILIDCPPALNVLTTCALVASHECLIPIQPEASAYHGVENLFNRIFEIREHLNYSLRVRGIFFTMVHKNQSVHRTMIDHIRQVYGHFTIFDTLIETSTVIKQSQVAKQDLFEYSPKSNSANQYLALAQELATA from the coding sequence ATGTTGACACAGGATATTGTGTTTCGGTTTCTTAGATCAAAACCTGCATTAAACCATTCACAAATTGAAAAAGAGGCGGGATTGCCTTCCAAAACCCTCTATAAAGCGCAGGGGGGACTGATAAACCTCAACGAGAACCACTTGGCCAAATTGGGGCCCGTATTGAGAAACTACGGTTTTTCGGAGGAGCAATTCAGTAAAGCCAAAGTAATATCCATCGTTAATCACAAAGGAGGAGTCGGGAAGACAACGTCCACCATCAACCTTGGCAAAGCGCTGAGTTTACTCGGGAACCGCGTGCTGATGCTTGACATGGATTCGCAGGGAAATTTATCGCAGTGCTTTGGAATTCATCAACCCGAAACCCAGATAATTGATTCTTTGTTGGATAAAAGAGACCTACCAATTATCGAAATTGAGTCAAAACTGCATTTATCACCCTCTGATATTCAAATGGCTTACCGGGAGTTAGAACTGGTAAATTCAATCGGTAGTGAGAAGCGATTATCCAACAAACTTGCTCCTCTCCTCTCTGAATACGATTTTATTCTGATTGACTGCCCGCCCGCACTTAATGTGCTGACTACCTGTGCGTTGGTTGCCTCTCACGAATGCCTCATTCCGATTCAGCCCGAAGCATCTGCTTATCATGGGGTTGAGAATCTATTCAATCGGATTTTTGAGATTAGAGAACATTTGAATTATTCCTTACGAGTAAGGGGAATTTTCTTTACAATGGTTCATAAAAATCAGAGCGTTCATCGTACCATGATTGATCATATTCGTCAGGTTTATGGGCATTTTACCATTTTTGACACCCTGATTGAAACCTCCACGGTCATCAAACAATCGCAGGTCGCCAAACAAGACCTGTTTGAATATTCTCCCAAATCTAATTCCGCTAATCAGTACTTGGCACTGGCTCAAGAACTAGCAACTGCATAA
- a CDS encoding phytanoyl-CoA dioxygenase family protein, whose protein sequence is MEFTKEHLDTYHRDGYVVVRNFFTQEEVDLLYKIAIKDDVMRKKSYDRTDASGLKTKLALWYSLDESLYSKFARSERIVRGVEQILGGKAAHYHSKLMQKEPKTGGAWEWHQDYGYWYKNNGFLLPDMLSVLTALTPATKENGCLQMIRGSHKMGRVEHGFAGEQVGADMEKVNEALKIMPLDYLEMAAGDTAFFHCNTLHASAANLSDKPRWSIITAYNLSSNKPYKDVHTSSYTPIEPFKGDLLAEDAVSITDNADFLVK, encoded by the coding sequence ATGGAATTTACGAAAGAACACCTCGACACCTATCACCGTGATGGCTACGTTGTGGTTCGCAATTTCTTCACGCAAGAAGAGGTAGATTTATTGTACAAAATAGCCATTAAAGATGACGTGATGAGAAAAAAAAGTTATGACCGTACTGATGCTTCGGGCTTGAAAACAAAACTGGCCTTGTGGTATTCGCTGGATGAAAGCCTATACAGTAAATTTGCACGTTCTGAGCGGATCGTAAGGGGCGTAGAACAGATATTGGGTGGCAAGGCAGCGCATTATCATTCAAAATTGATGCAGAAAGAACCCAAAACGGGCGGAGCATGGGAATGGCACCAAGACTATGGCTATTGGTACAAAAACAACGGGTTTTTATTGCCTGATATGCTCAGTGTGCTGACTGCTCTCACCCCAGCAACTAAAGAAAACGGCTGTTTACAGATGATTCGAGGGTCGCACAAAATGGGACGGGTTGAGCACGGTTTTGCGGGAGAACAGGTTGGGGCTGACATGGAAAAAGTAAACGAAGCCCTCAAAATTATGCCGTTGGACTATTTGGAGATGGCTGCAGGAGATACTGCTTTTTTTCATTGTAATACCCTTCACGCTTCAGCGGCCAATTTATCAGACAAGCCTCGTTGGTCAATTATTACGGCATATAACTTGTCGAGTAATAAACCCTACAAAGATGTTCACACCAGCAGCTACACCCCGATTGAGCCTTTTAAAGGCGATTTATTGGCCGAAGATGCGGTAAGTATTACAGATAATGCCGATTTTCTGGTCAAATAG
- a CDS encoding gluconate 2-dehydrogenase subunit 3 family protein, with translation MNRREAISHVAILMGGAFSAPTLLAMEHRDNTAFTKSGSVSFQLNDTQRQIVAEVAEMIIPKTDTAGAKEADVPAFIELMLKDCYRQPEQLSFLEGVQQLQTAGFLTENEARRSEILHKIENETKELMKAYNVQQSKMGDNEDRELMKTQVKGLPFWRLMKELTLLGYFTSEVGIKGSFEYVPIPGKLEEVKLKPNQKIYAY, from the coding sequence ATGAACAGAAGAGAAGCTATCAGTCACGTGGCGATTTTAATGGGTGGAGCATTTTCTGCGCCGACCCTTTTGGCGATGGAGCATAGGGATAATACTGCATTTACAAAAAGCGGAAGCGTATCGTTTCAATTAAATGATACTCAGCGACAAATTGTGGCGGAAGTGGCCGAGATGATTATTCCCAAAACCGATACGGCAGGAGCAAAGGAGGCCGACGTGCCTGCATTTATCGAATTGATGTTGAAAGATTGCTATCGCCAACCTGAGCAATTGAGTTTTTTGGAAGGGGTTCAGCAGCTACAAACGGCTGGTTTTTTAACCGAAAATGAGGCTCGTAGGAGCGAAATTCTCCATAAGATTGAAAATGAGACCAAAGAGCTAATGAAAGCCTACAACGTGCAACAGTCAAAAATGGGCGATAATGAAGACCGTGAATTGATGAAAACGCAGGTCAAAGGTCTTCCCTTTTGGCGATTGATGAAGGAACTAACCTTGCTTGGCTATTTTACTTCTGAAGTAGGCATTAAAGGCTCTTTTGAATATGTGCCGATTCCTGGAAAGCTGGAAGAAGTAAAGTTAAAACCCAACCAAAAAATCTACGCGTACTGA
- a CDS encoding 3-keto-disaccharide hydrolase encodes MKASLTGLLILLGVVAFGQKKADKEEWKQLFNGKNLDGWDVKIRGYALNENFGNTFRVENGSMVVRYDAYDDFKQQYGHIFYKGDFSYYRVAVEYRFVGEQAPKGEGWAWRNSGIMVHGQPAETMGLSQDFPASIEVQLLGGNDKKRTTCNLCTPGTNVVIDGKLITQHCINSTSQTYNGDQWVRAEVLVLGDSLIQHFANGEKVLEYNKPQLGGGNVSGHDPALLVNGKLLEHGSISLQSESHPVEFRKVELLELKGCMDPKAKNYKSYFVKADNSTCEYKRRRRK; translated from the coding sequence ATGAAAGCATCATTGACAGGTCTATTGATTCTACTCGGAGTCGTGGCTTTTGGGCAAAAAAAAGCCGATAAAGAAGAATGGAAACAATTGTTTAACGGTAAAAATCTCGACGGTTGGGATGTTAAAATTAGGGGATATGCCCTGAACGAAAATTTTGGCAACACCTTTCGGGTCGAGAATGGCAGCATGGTTGTGAGGTACGACGCTTATGATGATTTCAAACAACAATACGGTCACATTTTCTATAAAGGTGATTTTTCGTATTATCGAGTTGCCGTTGAATACCGTTTTGTGGGCGAGCAAGCCCCCAAAGGTGAAGGATGGGCCTGGCGCAATAGCGGCATCATGGTTCATGGTCAGCCCGCCGAAACCATGGGGTTAAGCCAAGATTTCCCAGCCTCCATCGAAGTACAGTTATTGGGTGGAAACGACAAAAAACGTACCACCTGCAACTTGTGTACGCCAGGTACAAACGTTGTCATTGACGGTAAATTAATCACGCAACATTGTATTAATTCTACTTCACAGACCTACAATGGCGATCAATGGGTACGGGCCGAAGTACTGGTATTGGGGGATTCACTGATTCAACATTTTGCCAATGGGGAAAAAGTGTTGGAATACAATAAACCCCAACTCGGAGGCGGTAACGTGAGCGGACACGACCCTGCACTGTTGGTCAACGGAAAACTATTAGAACACGGGTCAATCTCGCTCCAAAGTGAAAGTCACCCCGTTGAATTCCGTAAAGTTGAGCTGCTGGAGTTGAAAGGGTGTATGGATCCAAAGGCCAAAAATTACAAATCCTATTTTGTAAAGGCCGATAACTCGACCTGTGAATACAAAAGAAGGAGAAGAAAATAG